In a genomic window of Streptomyces sp. SJL17-4:
- a CDS encoding ribonucleotide-diphosphate reductase subunit beta has translation MSTNEKKNLLDPGFELTLRPMRYPDFYERYRDAIKNTWTVEEVDLHSDVADLAKLTPAEQHMIGRLVAFFATGDSIVSNNLVLTLYKHINSPEARLYLSRQLFEEAVHVQFYLTLLDTYLPDPDDRAAAFDAVEEIPSIREKAQFCFKWMDSVEKIEKLETAADRRRFLLNLICFAACIEGLFFYGAFAYVYWFRSRGLLHGLATGTNWVFRDETMHMNFAFEVVDTVRKEEPELFDDALQQQVTDMLREAVEAELQFGRDLCGDGLPGMNTESMREYLQCVADQRLQRLGFAPVYGSENPFSFMELQGVQELTNFFERRPSAYQVAVEGSVDLDEDF, from the coding sequence ATGAGCACGAACGAAAAGAAGAACCTCCTCGACCCGGGCTTCGAGCTGACCCTCCGTCCGATGCGCTACCCGGACTTCTACGAGCGCTACCGGGACGCGATCAAGAACACCTGGACCGTGGAGGAGGTCGACCTCCACTCGGACGTCGCCGACCTCGCCAAGCTGACGCCGGCCGAGCAGCACATGATCGGCCGTCTGGTCGCGTTCTTCGCGACGGGCGACTCGATCGTCTCGAACAACCTGGTCCTGACGCTCTACAAGCACATCAACTCCCCGGAGGCGCGCCTGTACCTGTCGCGCCAGCTGTTCGAGGAGGCCGTGCACGTCCAGTTCTATCTGACGCTGCTCGACACCTACCTGCCCGACCCGGACGACCGCGCCGCCGCGTTCGACGCGGTCGAGGAGATCCCCTCGATCCGCGAGAAGGCGCAGTTCTGCTTCAAGTGGATGGACTCGGTCGAGAAGATCGAGAAGCTGGAGACGGCCGCGGACCGCCGCCGCTTCCTGCTCAACCTGATCTGCTTCGCCGCGTGCATCGAGGGCCTGTTCTTCTACGGCGCCTTCGCGTACGTGTACTGGTTCCGGTCCCGCGGCCTGCTGCACGGCCTCGCGACCGGCACCAACTGGGTGTTCCGCGACGAGACGATGCACATGAACTTCGCCTTCGAGGTCGTGGACACCGTCCGCAAGGAGGAGCCCGAGCTCTTCGACGACGCGCTTCAGCAGCAGGTCACCGACATGCTGCGGGAAGCCGTCGAGGCGGAGCTGCAGTTCGGTCGCGACCTGTGCGGCGACGGCCTGCCCGGCATGAACACCGAGTCGATGCGCGAGTACCTCCAGTGCGTCGCCGACCAGCGCCTCCAGCGCCTCGGCTTCGCCCCGGTGTACGGCTCCGAGAACCCGTTCTCGTTCATGGAGCTCCAGGGCGTCCAGGAGCTCACGAACTTCTTCGAGCGCCGCCCGTCCGCCTACCAGGTGGCGGTCGAGGGCTCGGTCGACCTGGACGAGGACTTCTAA
- a CDS encoding GNAT family N-acetyltransferase — protein MDFMIRAVRPEEYEALGELTAGTYLDDGLLKYGAEDSYLHVLRDTARRARESEVLVAEDGDGRLLGGVTFATGGTPWADIAVEGEAEFRMLVVSREARGRGVGEALVRACVERARALPGCRRLVLSTDATMVSAHRIYERLGFVRTPDRDWEPIPDHRLRTYSLEF, from the coding sequence ATGGACTTCATGATCAGGGCGGTACGGCCCGAGGAGTACGAGGCCCTCGGTGAGCTCACCGCGGGGACCTATCTGGACGACGGGCTGCTGAAGTACGGAGCGGAGGACTCGTATCTGCACGTGCTCCGGGACACGGCCCGGCGGGCGCGCGAGAGCGAGGTGCTCGTCGCCGAGGACGGCGACGGGCGGCTGCTCGGCGGGGTGACCTTCGCCACCGGCGGCACCCCGTGGGCGGACATCGCGGTCGAGGGCGAGGCGGAGTTCCGGATGCTCGTGGTCTCCCGGGAGGCCCGCGGCCGGGGCGTCGGAGAGGCCCTCGTACGGGCCTGCGTCGAGCGGGCACGGGCCCTCCCCGGGTGCCGCCGCCTCGTGCTGTCCACGGACGCCACGATGGTCTCCGCGCACCGGATATACGAGCGTCTGGGCTTCGTCCGCACCCCGGACCGGGACTGGGAGCCGATCCCCGACCACCGACTGCGCACCTACTCCTTGGAGTTCTGA
- a CDS encoding ribonucleoside-diphosphate reductase subunit alpha, with product MTIAPADPASAEATAVESDGPGTVLLRTLTDLTADLPDTDPGKVAAAALRGRSAVADEAELRELATESAAGLIAEDPAYSRLAARLLTITIADEAAGQGSFSFSASVAVGHREGLIADRTAEFVALHADRLDATIDAAGDDRFGYFGLRTLYSRYLLRHPITRKVIETPQHFMLRVACGLAEDATVRALDEVTALYGLMSRLDYLPSSPTLFNSGTRHPQMSSCYLLDSPQDELDSIYDRYHQVARLSKHAGGIGLSYSRIRARGSLIRGTNGHSNGIVPFLKTLDASVAAVNQGGRRKGAAAVYLETWHADIEEFLELRDNTGEDQRRTHNLNLAHWIPDEFMRRVNADADWSLFSPADVPELVDLWGEEFDAAYRKAEAAGLARKTMPARDLYGRMMRTLAQTGNGWMTFKDASNRTANQTAEPGHTVHSSNLCTEILEVTDDGETAVCNLGSVNLGAFVDTSTQDIDWERLDATVRTAVTFLDRVVDINFYPTEQAGRSNARWRPVGLGAMGLQDVFFQLKLPFDSAEARALSTRIAERIMLAAYEASADLAERNGPVPAWDKTRAARGVLHPDHYDVELNWPERWAALRERIAAVGMRNSLLLAIAPTATIASIAGVYECIEPQVSNLFKRETLSGEFLQVNSYLVDELKKLGVWDAQTREALRDSNGSVAGFTWVPAEVRELYRTAWEIPQRGLIDMAAARTPFLDQSQSLNLFLETPTIGKLSSMYAYAWKQGLKTTYYLRSRPATRIARAAQAAAPIPVQATPEEAVACSLENPESCEACQ from the coding sequence GTGACCATCGCGCCCGCCGATCCGGCGTCCGCCGAGGCTACCGCGGTCGAGAGCGACGGCCCCGGGACCGTGCTGCTGCGGACCCTGACCGACCTCACCGCCGATCTCCCCGACACCGACCCCGGCAAGGTCGCCGCCGCCGCGCTCCGCGGCCGCAGCGCCGTCGCGGACGAGGCGGAACTGCGCGAGCTGGCCACCGAGTCGGCCGCCGGTCTGATCGCCGAGGACCCGGCGTACTCCCGGCTCGCCGCCCGGCTCCTGACGATCACGATCGCCGACGAGGCGGCCGGCCAGGGCTCGTTCTCCTTCTCGGCCTCCGTCGCCGTCGGTCACCGCGAGGGGCTGATCGCCGACCGCACCGCCGAGTTCGTGGCGCTGCACGCGGACCGGCTCGACGCGACCATCGACGCGGCCGGGGACGACCGCTTCGGCTACTTCGGTCTGCGCACCCTCTACTCGCGCTACCTGCTGCGCCACCCGATCACCCGCAAGGTGATCGAGACCCCGCAGCACTTCATGCTCCGCGTGGCCTGCGGCCTGGCGGAGGACGCGACGGTCCGCGCGCTCGACGAGGTCACGGCGCTGTACGGCCTGATGAGCCGCCTCGACTACCTCCCCTCCTCCCCCACGCTCTTCAACTCCGGCACCCGCCACCCGCAGATGTCCTCCTGCTACCTCCTGGACTCCCCGCAGGACGAGCTGGACTCCATCTACGACCGCTACCACCAGGTCGCGCGCCTCTCGAAGCACGCGGGCGGCATCGGCCTCTCCTACTCCCGCATCCGGGCCCGCGGTTCGCTGATCCGCGGCACCAACGGGCACTCCAACGGCATCGTGCCGTTCCTGAAGACCCTCGACGCCTCCGTCGCCGCCGTGAACCAGGGCGGCCGCCGCAAGGGCGCCGCCGCCGTCTACCTGGAGACCTGGCACGCGGACATCGAGGAGTTCCTGGAGCTCCGCGACAACACGGGCGAGGACCAGCGCCGGACGCACAACCTGAACCTGGCGCACTGGATCCCGGACGAGTTCATGCGCCGCGTCAACGCCGACGCCGACTGGTCGCTGTTCTCCCCGGCGGACGTGCCCGAGCTGGTCGACCTGTGGGGCGAGGAGTTCGACGCCGCCTACCGCAAGGCCGAGGCCGCGGGCCTGGCCCGCAAGACGATGCCGGCCCGCGACCTGTACGGCCGGATGATGCGGACCCTGGCCCAGACCGGCAACGGCTGGATGACCTTCAAGGACGCCTCGAACCGGACGGCCAACCAGACCGCCGAGCCCGGCCACACCGTCCACTCCTCCAACCTCTGCACGGAGATCCTGGAGGTCACCGACGACGGCGAGACCGCGGTCTGCAACCTGGGCTCGGTCAACCTCGGCGCGTTCGTGGACACCTCGACCCAGGACATCGACTGGGAGCGCCTCGACGCGACCGTCCGTACGGCCGTCACCTTCCTCGACCGGGTCGTCGACATCAACTTCTACCCGACCGAGCAGGCCGGCCGCTCCAACGCCCGCTGGCGTCCGGTGGGCCTGGGCGCGATGGGCCTCCAGGACGTCTTCTTCCAGCTGAAGCTGCCGTTCGACTCCGCCGAGGCGCGTGCGCTGTCGACCCGTATCGCCGAGCGGATCATGCTCGCCGCGTACGAGGCGTCCGCCGACCTCGCCGAGCGCAACGGGCCGGTGCCGGCCTGGGACAAGACCCGCGCGGCCCGCGGCGTCCTGCACCCCGACCACTACGACGTCGAGCTGAACTGGCCGGAGCGCTGGGCGGCCCTGCGCGAGCGGATCGCCGCCGTCGGCATGCGCAACAGCCTCCTCCTCGCCATCGCGCCGACGGCGACCATCGCCTCGATCGCGGGCGTCTACGAGTGCATCGAGCCGCAGGTCTCGAACCTCTTCAAGCGCGAGACGCTGTCCGGCGAGTTCCTCCAGGTCAACTCGTACCTGGTCGACGAGCTGAAGAAGCTCGGCGTCTGGGACGCGCAGACCCGTGAGGCGCTGCGCGACTCCAACGGCTCGGTGGCCGGCTTCACCTGGGTCCCGGCCGAGGTGCGCGAGCTGTACCGCACGGCGTGGGAGATCCCGCAGCGTGGTCTGATCGACATGGCCGCCGCCCGGACGCCGTTCCTGGACCAGTCGCAGTCGCTGAACCTGTTCCTGGAGACGCCGACGATCGGCAAGCTGTCGTCGATGTACGCGTACGCCTGGAAGCAGGGTCTGAAGACGACGTACTACCTGCGTTCGCGCCCGGCGACCCGGATCGCCCGCGCGGCCCAGGCCGCCGCCCCCATTCCCGTACAGGCGACCCCTGAAGAGGCCGTGGCCTGCTCCCTCGAAAACCCCGAGTCCTGCGAGGCCTGCCAGTAA
- a CDS encoding HD-GYP domain-containing protein yields MKVIPRAARVYIGCALLGAGASVMPALRPGAATPWVTVALLAALYALCELPARCRPLGRAVGGSVAMGTGSFFPVLLAAALLLPPAAAALTALPGSLLVRVDEPPAAPRRAWRAATTALAVWAAAQVAEVLSRAHALGHGPDAPDFPYVLLPAGATALTFCLVLTALDGGIRATADGLPLRAAWRGLLCRALAPHAVHGLAGLMMAVLWRSTYGPVSALFVLLPMYISCWVFAQYHRERAAHQATIRALVQAVDIKDRYTRGHSERVGHASVLIARELGMAEDRLDVVRFAGILHDVGKLGVPTRVLRKDGPLTPEERRVIELHPEYGHEMVRGIGFLGEARAAILHHHERMDGSGYPYGLHGDEIPEFARVVAVADAFDAMTSTRSYSRARPVPTAVAELERCAGSQFDARMVDALVRALDRHGWQPAVTADETAPAGPTGGNVPPPREAEAAGRASDAPGTTRPKERA; encoded by the coding sequence GTGAAGGTCATTCCGCGTGCGGCCCGCGTGTACATCGGCTGCGCCCTGCTCGGTGCCGGGGCGTCCGTCATGCCCGCCCTGCGCCCCGGCGCGGCCACCCCCTGGGTCACGGTCGCGCTCCTCGCCGCCCTGTACGCGCTCTGCGAACTGCCCGCCCGCTGCCGCCCCCTCGGCCGCGCGGTCGGCGGCTCCGTCGCCATGGGCACCGGCTCCTTCTTCCCCGTCCTCCTCGCCGCCGCGCTCCTCCTGCCGCCCGCGGCCGCCGCGCTCACCGCCCTGCCCGGCAGCCTCCTCGTCCGCGTCGACGAACCCCCGGCCGCACCCCGCCGCGCCTGGCGGGCCGCCACCACCGCCCTCGCCGTCTGGGCCGCCGCCCAGGTCGCCGAGGTCCTGAGTCGGGCCCATGCCCTCGGACACGGGCCCGACGCCCCCGACTTCCCGTACGTGCTGCTGCCCGCCGGCGCCACCGCGCTCACCTTCTGCCTGGTCCTGACCGCCCTCGACGGAGGCATCCGGGCGACGGCCGACGGACTGCCCCTGCGGGCCGCCTGGCGCGGCCTCCTCTGCCGGGCGCTCGCCCCGCACGCCGTGCACGGACTCGCCGGACTGATGATGGCCGTCCTCTGGCGCAGCACGTACGGGCCGGTGTCGGCGCTCTTCGTGCTCCTCCCGATGTACATCTCCTGCTGGGTCTTCGCCCAGTACCACCGCGAGCGCGCCGCCCACCAGGCCACCATCCGCGCCCTCGTCCAGGCCGTCGACATCAAGGACCGCTACACCCGCGGCCACAGCGAACGCGTCGGCCACGCCTCCGTCCTGATCGCCCGTGAGCTGGGCATGGCCGAGGACCGGCTCGACGTCGTACGGTTCGCCGGCATCCTCCACGACGTCGGCAAACTGGGCGTGCCCACCCGGGTCCTCCGCAAGGACGGGCCCCTCACCCCCGAGGAGCGCCGGGTCATCGAGCTGCACCCGGAGTACGGGCACGAGATGGTCCGCGGCATCGGCTTCCTCGGCGAGGCGCGCGCCGCGATCCTCCACCACCACGAACGCATGGACGGCAGCGGCTACCCGTACGGGCTGCACGGCGACGAGATCCCCGAGTTCGCCCGGGTGGTGGCCGTCGCCGACGCCTTCGACGCCATGACCTCCACCCGCTCCTACAGCCGGGCCCGCCCGGTGCCGACCGCCGTCGCCGAACTGGAGCGGTGCGCCGGCAGCCAGTTCGACGCCCGGATGGTCGACGCCCTCGTCCGCGCCCTGGACCGGCACGGCTGGCAGCCCGCCGTCACCGCCGACGAGACCGCACCGGCGGGCCCGACCGGCGGGAACGTGCCTCCGCCGCGCGAGGCCGAAGCGGCGGGGCGCGCATCCGACGCACCCGGGACGACCAGGCCCAAGGAGCGCGCATGA
- a CDS encoding DUF3311 domain-containing protein, with amino-acid sequence MPEATQGKQPTITPLRVVIALCLFAPFVAMLWVSSYAKTEPLFAGIPFFYWYQMLWVLISTALTMVAYKLWQLDQRARKGGDER; translated from the coding sequence ATGCCAGAAGCGACACAAGGGAAACAACCCACCATCACACCCCTGAGGGTGGTGATCGCACTCTGTCTGTTCGCGCCGTTCGTGGCGATGCTCTGGGTGAGCTCGTACGCGAAGACCGAACCGCTCTTCGCAGGCATCCCGTTCTTCTACTGGTACCAGATGCTCTGGGTGCTGATCTCCACCGCGCTCACCATGGTCGCGTACAAGCTGTGGCAGCTGGACCAGCGTGCCCGCAAGGGGGGTGACGAGCGATGA
- the def gene encoding peptide deformylase has product MAQQETDEQTQINDGFVVDTEDCEARELAHRERGTARPITVVGNPVLHKECKDVTEFDDSLAALIDDMFASQKAAEGVGLAANQIGVDLKVFVYDCPDDEGARHTGVVINPVLQELPAELRVLDESNEGCLSVPTAYAELARPDYAEVHGQDAQGNPIKVRGTGYFARCLQHETDHLYGYLYIDRLSKRDRKDALRQMEEGTPRYETVPNA; this is encoded by the coding sequence ATGGCGCAGCAGGAGACGGACGAGCAGACGCAGATCAACGACGGGTTCGTCGTGGACACGGAGGACTGCGAGGCACGCGAGCTCGCCCACCGTGAGCGCGGCACGGCCCGCCCGATCACGGTGGTCGGCAACCCGGTGCTCCACAAGGAGTGCAAGGACGTCACCGAGTTCGACGACTCGCTCGCGGCGCTCATCGACGACATGTTCGCCAGCCAGAAGGCCGCCGAGGGCGTGGGCCTCGCCGCGAACCAGATCGGTGTGGACCTCAAGGTCTTCGTCTACGACTGCCCCGACGACGAGGGCGCCCGGCACACCGGTGTCGTGATCAACCCGGTTCTCCAGGAGCTCCCGGCCGAGCTGCGCGTCCTCGACGAGTCCAACGAGGGCTGCCTCTCCGTGCCGACCGCCTACGCCGAGCTGGCCCGCCCCGACTACGCGGAGGTCCACGGCCAGGACGCCCAGGGCAACCCGATCAAGGTGCGCGGCACCGGCTACTTCGCCCGCTGCCTCCAGCACGAGACGGACCACCTGTACGGCTACCTGTACATCGACCGCCTCTCCAAGCGCGACCGCAAGGACGCCCTCCGCCAGATGGAAGAGGGCACCCCGCGCTACGAGACGGTGCCGAACGCCTGA
- the rsrA gene encoding mycothiol system anti-sigma-R factor, with amino-acid sequence MSCGEPHETDCSEVLDHLYEFLDNEMPDSDCTKFEVHFEECSPCLEKYGLEQAVKKLVKRCCGSDDVPTDLRSKVMGRIDLIRSGHLVPEQEIAPIVPTTPAPQE; translated from the coding sequence ATGAGCTGCGGAGAGCCGCACGAGACGGATTGCTCGGAAGTCCTGGATCATCTGTACGAGTTCCTCGACAACGAGATGCCCGACAGTGACTGCACCAAATTCGAGGTGCACTTCGAGGAGTGCTCCCCGTGCCTGGAGAAGTACGGCCTGGAGCAGGCGGTGAAGAAGCTCGTCAAGCGGTGCTGCGGCAGTGACGACGTCCCCACCGACCTGCGGTCCAAGGTCATGGGACGGATCGACCTGATCCGTTCCGGGCACCTGGTGCCCGAGCAGGAGATCGCGCCGATCGTGCCGACGACGCCGGCGCCCCAGGAGTAG
- a CDS encoding LuxR C-terminal-related transcriptional regulator → MLEALGIKESTEAVYRLLLERPEYDVAEMAAQLGRPESEVREALACLADLKLVLMDDSSGEAEPFNPDVGFSFLLSRAEAELSKRKRQVEQAGRAVAGILASYADHSEPGVRHDLVDRITGLDNVRDRLEDLAANARTECLSLLPGGAQLPDTMDASQPLDQLALERGVKIRSIYQESFRNDPPTVEYVRWYCELGGEARTVPVVPMLMVIVDREAALVPVDPEDGRAGALEVRSPGLVHALVVLFDRLWDAGTPFGESPRRDEHDLSPQERELLMLLGIGCTDDIAARRLGISLRTVRRMSSELMNRLGARSRFEAGVRAAKEGWL, encoded by the coding sequence ATGTTGGAGGCGCTCGGCATCAAGGAGTCGACGGAGGCCGTCTACCGCTTGCTCCTGGAGCGACCCGAGTACGACGTGGCGGAGATGGCGGCCCAGCTGGGCCGCCCCGAGTCCGAGGTCCGCGAGGCGCTCGCCTGTCTCGCGGACCTCAAGCTCGTCCTGATGGACGACTCCTCGGGCGAGGCCGAACCCTTCAACCCGGACGTCGGCTTCTCCTTCCTGCTCTCCCGCGCCGAGGCCGAGCTGAGCAAACGGAAACGCCAGGTCGAGCAGGCGGGACGGGCCGTCGCCGGCATCCTCGCCTCGTACGCGGACCACTCCGAACCGGGCGTCCGGCACGACCTGGTGGACCGCATCACCGGCCTGGACAACGTGCGCGACCGCCTGGAGGACCTGGCCGCGAACGCCCGCACCGAGTGCCTCTCGCTGCTCCCCGGCGGGGCACAGCTCCCCGACACCATGGACGCGAGCCAGCCGCTCGACCAACTCGCCCTGGAACGCGGCGTGAAGATCAGGTCGATCTACCAGGAGAGCTTCCGCAACGACCCGCCGACGGTCGAGTACGTGCGCTGGTACTGCGAGCTCGGCGGCGAGGCGCGGACCGTGCCCGTGGTGCCGATGCTCATGGTGATCGTGGACCGGGAGGCCGCTCTCGTCCCCGTCGACCCGGAGGACGGGCGCGCGGGAGCCCTGGAGGTCCGCTCCCCCGGCCTGGTGCACGCGCTCGTGGTGCTCTTCGACCGGCTGTGGGACGCGGGCACCCCGTTCGGCGAGAGCCCGCGCCGCGACGAGCACGATCTCTCGCCGCAGGAGCGGGAGTTGCTGATGCTGCTCGGCATCGGCTGCACGGACGACATCGCCGCCCGGCGGCTCGGGATCTCGCTGCGGACCGTGCGCCGGATGAGTTCGGAGCTGATGAACCGGCTCGGCGCGCGCAGCCGGTTCGAGGCGGGGGTGCGCGCCGCCAAGGAGGGCTGGCTCTGA
- a CDS encoding HD domain-containing protein, which translates to MRPGAVTVGAVHGAALLLSLAGFASTLWYGVDEPGNALAFGTLIVLGELARWGAAPDAGAPSVREAPGGSEPAPLAAAGALAYALLGASAGTATTHGVLQIVAVVVAAGLAGIVPHIARGRGPGLDHLARRVLTVGFAALCFQPLYNSGALVEHLGQGPAYALFLVLLLVLTALCDAVLAALLLRARTGFPYGPLLRDELRALLGIGSAVGATGTVMALGVAAAGLWALPVLAVPLLLTQVSFRRYAAVRTVNRQTIASLARATEIAGCTPPGHARRVAALSAAVGRELGLSGAELAVLEHAALMHDIGRLSLVDPVAGATALLPAEEQRRIALLGGEVVRRTGVPEAVAVVVERQADPYREQPLPARIVRTVNAYDDLAGGEGAGAALDALERLRLGTARDHHPDVVECLARVLARGGAAGVTSVAIG; encoded by the coding sequence ATGAGACCCGGCGCCGTCACCGTCGGCGCCGTCCACGGGGCCGCGCTCCTGCTGAGCCTCGCCGGATTCGCCTCCACCCTCTGGTACGGCGTCGACGAACCGGGCAACGCCCTCGCCTTCGGCACCCTCATCGTCCTCGGCGAGCTCGCCCGCTGGGGCGCCGCACCGGACGCGGGGGCACCCTCCGTGCGCGAAGCGCCCGGAGGGAGCGAGCCCGCGCCGCTCGCCGCCGCCGGGGCCCTCGCCTACGCCCTGCTCGGCGCGAGCGCCGGGACCGCCACCACCCACGGCGTCCTCCAGATCGTCGCCGTCGTCGTCGCCGCCGGACTCGCCGGGATCGTCCCCCACATCGCCCGTGGCCGGGGACCCGGCCTCGACCACCTCGCCCGCCGCGTCCTCACCGTCGGCTTCGCCGCGCTCTGCTTCCAGCCCCTCTACAACTCCGGGGCCCTCGTCGAGCACCTCGGCCAGGGCCCGGCGTACGCCCTCTTCCTCGTCCTGCTGCTCGTCCTGACCGCCCTGTGCGACGCGGTCCTCGCCGCCCTCCTGCTCCGCGCCCGTACGGGATTCCCGTACGGCCCCCTCCTCCGCGACGAACTGCGCGCCCTCCTCGGCATCGGCTCGGCCGTCGGCGCCACCGGCACCGTCATGGCACTCGGCGTGGCCGCCGCCGGACTCTGGGCGCTGCCCGTGCTCGCCGTACCGCTCCTCCTCACCCAGGTCTCCTTCCGGCGGTACGCCGCCGTGCGCACGGTCAACCGGCAGACCATCGCCTCCCTCGCCCGCGCCACCGAGATCGCCGGCTGTACCCCGCCCGGGCACGCCCGCCGGGTCGCCGCCCTCAGCGCCGCCGTCGGACGGGAGCTGGGCCTCTCCGGGGCCGAGCTGGCCGTCCTGGAGCACGCGGCGCTCATGCACGACATCGGCCGGCTCTCCCTCGTCGACCCCGTCGCCGGCGCCACCGCCCTGCTGCCCGCCGAGGAGCAGCGCCGGATCGCCCTCCTCGGCGGCGAGGTCGTCCGCAGGACCGGCGTCCCCGAGGCCGTCGCCGTCGTCGTGGAGCGCCAGGCCGACCCGTACCGGGAACAGCCGCTGCCCGCCCGGATCGTCCGGACCGTGAACGCCTACGACGACCTCGCGGGCGGCGAGGGCGCGGGCGCCGCCCTCGACGCCCTGGAGCGGCTCCGGCTCGGCACCGCCCGTGACCATCACCCGGATGTCGTCGAGTGCCTGGCCAGGGTCCTGGCGCGGGGCGGAGCGGCTGGGGTGACCTCCGTCGCCATTGGGTAA
- a CDS encoding sodium:solute symporter family protein encodes MKDGVNGVALAVFIFFFLAVTVMGFLASRWRKAENENSLDEWGLGGRSFGTWVTWFLLGGDLYTAYTFVAVPAAIYAAGAAGFFAVPYTILVYPLIFTFLPRLWSVSHKHGYVTTSDFVRGRWDSKGLSLAVAVTGILATMPYIALQLVGIQAVLDVMGVGGGETTHWFIKDLPLLIAFGVLAAYTYSSGLRAPALIAFVKDTLIYIVIAVAIIYIPIKLGGFDEIFAKAGEAYAQTNPATDKPRGSLVPGEAGQWTYATLALGSALALFMYPHSITATLSSRSREVIRRNTTILPLYSLMLGLLALLGFMAIAAGIQVKNGQLAIPQLFETMFPDWFAGVAFAAIGIGALVPAAIMSIAAANLFTRNIYKDFIKPDATPAQETKVSKLVSLLVKVGALAFVLTMDKTVAINFQLLGGIWILQTFPALVGGLFTRWFHRWALLAGWAVGMIYGTVAAYGVASPTQKHFGGSSAEIPGIGEIGYIGLTAFVLNVLVTVVLTFVLKAVKAPEGVDQTSPEDYTADAGDRGVDPKLAKLGAETH; translated from the coding sequence ATGAAGGACGGCGTGAACGGCGTCGCACTCGCCGTCTTCATCTTCTTCTTCCTGGCCGTCACGGTCATGGGCTTCCTCGCCTCGCGCTGGCGCAAGGCCGAGAACGAGAACAGCCTCGACGAATGGGGCCTGGGCGGCCGGTCGTTCGGCACCTGGGTGACCTGGTTCCTGCTCGGCGGCGACCTCTACACGGCGTACACCTTCGTCGCCGTCCCTGCGGCCATCTACGCGGCGGGCGCGGCCGGCTTCTTCGCCGTGCCGTACACGATCCTGGTCTACCCGCTGATCTTCACCTTCCTGCCGCGCCTCTGGTCGGTCTCGCACAAGCACGGGTACGTCACCACCTCGGACTTCGTGCGCGGCCGCTGGGACTCCAAGGGCCTCTCCCTCGCGGTGGCGGTCACCGGCATCCTCGCCACCATGCCGTACATCGCGCTCCAGCTCGTCGGCATCCAGGCCGTCCTGGACGTGATGGGCGTCGGCGGCGGCGAGACCACCCACTGGTTCATCAAGGACCTGCCGCTGCTCATCGCCTTCGGTGTCCTCGCGGCGTACACGTACTCCTCGGGTCTGCGCGCCCCCGCGCTCATCGCCTTCGTCAAGGACACCCTGATCTACATCGTCATCGCGGTGGCGATCATCTACATCCCGATCAAGCTGGGCGGCTTCGACGAGATCTTCGCCAAGGCGGGCGAGGCGTACGCGCAGACCAACCCGGCGACCGACAAGCCGCGCGGCTCGCTCGTCCCCGGTGAGGCCGGCCAGTGGACGTACGCGACGCTGGCGCTCGGCTCGGCGCTCGCGCTCTTCATGTACCCGCACTCCATCACGGCGACGCTGTCGTCCCGGAGCCGTGAGGTCATCCGCCGCAACACCACGATCCTGCCGCTGTACTCGCTGATGCTGGGCCTGCTCGCGCTGCTCGGCTTCATGGCGATCGCCGCCGGGATCCAGGTGAAGAACGGCCAGCTCGCCATCCCGCAGCTCTTCGAGACCATGTTCCCGGACTGGTTCGCGGGCGTCGCGTTCGCCGCGATCGGCATCGGCGCGCTCGTCCCGGCCGCGATCATGTCGATCGCCGCGGCCAACCTCTTCACCCGCAACATCTACAAGGACTTCATCAAGCCGGACGCCACCCCGGCCCAGGAGACCAAGGTCTCCAAGCTGGTGTCGCTGCTGGTCAAGGTCGGCGCCCTCGCCTTCGTCCTCACCATGGACAAGACGGTCGCGATCAACTTCCAGCTGCTCGGCGGCATCTGGATCCTGCAGACCTTCCCGGCCCTCGTCGGCGGTCTCTTCACCCGCTGGTTCCACCGCTGGGCGCTGCTCGCCGGCTGGGCCGTCGGCATGATCTACGGCACGGTCGCCGCGTACGGGGTCGCCAGCCCGACCCAGAAGCACTTCGGCGGCTCCTCCGCGGAGATCCCGGGCATCGGCGAGATCGGCTACATCGGTCTCACCGCCTTCGTCCTCAACGTCCTCGTCACGGTCGTCCTGACCTTCGTCCTCAAGGCCGTCAAGGCCCCCGAGGGCGTCGACCAGACCTCCCCGGAGGACTACACGGCCGACGCGGGCGACCGCGGGGTCGACCCGAAGCTCGCGAAGCTCGGCGCCGAGACCCACTGA